A genome region from Halorussus pelagicus includes the following:
- a CDS encoding DUF7130 family rubredoxin-like protein — protein sequence MSGHGEKPAEDDGDVEAVKEALEVAFGQTVYDEDGNELGNVRGLENAGFFVSTREGVESMSIEHARSGHDFGEAELMWRCTECGEMGEIDEGIPEECPNCGEPKEALMYWTED from the coding sequence ATGAGTGGACACGGGGAGAAACCCGCGGAGGACGATGGGGACGTGGAAGCGGTCAAGGAAGCCCTCGAAGTCGCCTTCGGCCAGACCGTCTACGACGAGGACGGCAACGAACTCGGCAACGTTCGGGGACTAGAGAACGCCGGGTTCTTCGTCTCGACCAGAGAGGGCGTCGAGAGCATGAGTATCGAACACGCCCGGTCTGGCCACGACTTCGGCGAGGCCGAGTTGATGTGGCGGTGTACCGAGTGCGGCGAGATGGGAGAGATAGACGAGGGCATCCCCGAGGAGTGCCCGAACTGCGGCGAACCGAAGGAGGCGCTAATGTACTGGACCGAGGACTGA
- a CDS encoding sulfatase encodes MTNDDAAGNVVFVVMDTVRKSHLSVYDYDRPTTPGLERFADEAAVFEQAVSPAPWTLPVHASLFTGMYPSEHGASQENPYLEGATTLAETLSGAGYDTACYSSNAWITPYTHLTDGFDDQDNFFEVMPGDFLSGPLAKAWKTMNDNETLRKVADYLVSVGNKIHEYTASGDGADSKTPQVIDRTMEFIDDADDDYFAFINLMDAHLPYHPPEEYKEEFAPNVDSTKVCQNSKEYNCGARDISDDEWEAIEGLYDAEIRHIDAELQRLFSWMQDNDEWEDTMVVVCADHGELHGEHDLYGHEFCIYDPLVNVPLMVKHPEMESGTREDQQVELVDLYHTVLDHAGVEAQRSTVPLDRERSLLDADYRDFAEGDYAFVEYYRPVVELKQLEQKAADAGIELDTDSRFYSRMRAARRPDAKYVRNERIGDEFYHLDSDSGETDNSRGEGSDEEVELEGALSEFEESVGGEWKEVEDDDVLGDMSDDAKDRLQDLGYID; translated from the coding sequence ATGACTAACGACGACGCGGCGGGGAACGTCGTGTTCGTGGTCATGGACACGGTTCGCAAGAGCCATCTCTCTGTCTATGACTACGACCGACCGACGACGCCGGGCTTGGAGCGGTTCGCCGACGAGGCAGCCGTCTTCGAGCAGGCGGTGTCTCCCGCACCGTGGACCCTCCCGGTACACGCCTCGCTGTTCACGGGGATGTACCCGAGCGAACACGGCGCGAGCCAAGAGAATCCGTATCTCGAAGGCGCGACGACGCTCGCCGAGACGCTCTCGGGCGCAGGCTACGACACCGCCTGTTACTCCTCGAACGCGTGGATTACGCCCTACACCCACCTCACCGACGGGTTCGACGACCAAGACAACTTCTTCGAGGTGATGCCCGGCGACTTCCTCTCGGGACCGCTGGCCAAGGCGTGGAAGACGATGAACGACAACGAGACCCTGCGGAAGGTCGCCGACTACCTCGTCAGCGTCGGCAACAAGATTCACGAGTACACCGCGTCCGGCGACGGTGCCGACTCGAAGACCCCACAGGTCATCGACCGGACGATGGAGTTCATCGACGACGCCGACGACGACTACTTCGCGTTCATCAACCTGATGGACGCCCACCTGCCGTACCACCCGCCCGAGGAGTACAAAGAGGAGTTCGCTCCCAACGTCGATTCCACGAAAGTCTGCCAGAACTCGAAAGAGTACAACTGCGGTGCCCGTGACATCAGCGACGACGAGTGGGAGGCCATCGAAGGCCTGTACGACGCCGAGATTCGACACATCGACGCCGAACTCCAGCGCCTGTTCTCGTGGATGCAGGACAACGACGAGTGGGAAGACACGATGGTCGTCGTCTGTGCCGACCACGGCGAACTCCACGGTGAACACGACCTCTACGGCCACGAGTTCTGTATCTACGACCCCCTCGTGAACGTCCCGCTGATGGTCAAGCACCCCGAGATGGAGTCAGGAACGCGAGAGGACCAGCAGGTCGAACTCGTGGACCTCTATCACACCGTGCTGGACCACGCTGGCGTCGAGGCCCAGCGTTCGACGGTGCCCCTCGACCGAGAGCGGTCGCTTCTGGACGCCGACTACCGGGACTTTGCGGAAGGCGACTACGCCTTCGTAGAGTATTACCGTCCCGTAGTCGAACTCAAGCAACTTGAGCAGAAAGCCGCCGACGCGGGCATCGAGTTGGACACCGACTCGCGGTTCTACTCCCGGATGCGGGCCGCGCGTCGCCCCGACGCCAAGTACGTCCGCAACGAGCGCATCGGCGACGAGTTCTATCACCTCGATTCGGACTCCGGAGAGACCGACAATTCGCGCGGCGAGGGGAGCGACGAAGAGGTCGAACTCGAAGGCGCACTCTCGGAGTTCGAGGAGAGCGTCGGCGGCGAGTGGAAGGAAGTCGAGGACGACGACGTGTTGGGCGACATGAGCGACGACGCGAAAGACCGGCTACAGGACCTCGGCTACATCGACTGA
- a CDS encoding lysylphosphatidylglycerol synthase transmembrane domain-containing protein, giving the protein MNGAQLRTTVLGFLGTFAILGLLLYFVGVEGFVQELRNADTEMVVLIVVMALGWLAAWGFGLRTVLDVLGVNVSFVKSFFILNGAMFSNNITPFGQAGGEPVTALLISKVADTEYERGLAAIASVDSLNFVPSIVLALGGAGFYATQTSFGRQLQLATAAIVVLSLAVPIVGFVGWRNRKRLRRAIARVLAPVLRFVTRVAPIDVALSRETLETRISEFFDSIERVATNRRGLALALGASTAGWMFQMVALWLAFAAIGNPISFAVLLFVVPVGAIAGATPLPGGAGGIEAVLVALLISLPGAGVSSGTAFAAVALFRGAIYWVPIVIGGGVVSVVGIDSVQEA; this is encoded by the coding sequence ATGAACGGCGCGCAGTTGCGAACCACGGTTCTGGGCTTTCTCGGGACGTTCGCAATTCTCGGTCTGCTTCTGTATTTCGTCGGCGTCGAGGGGTTCGTACAGGAACTCCGGAACGCCGACACCGAGATGGTCGTGCTCATCGTGGTGATGGCGCTCGGGTGGCTCGCCGCGTGGGGGTTCGGTCTCCGGACGGTCCTCGACGTACTCGGCGTCAACGTGTCGTTCGTCAAGTCCTTCTTCATCCTGAACGGCGCGATGTTCTCGAACAACATCACGCCCTTCGGGCAGGCGGGCGGCGAGCCGGTGACGGCGCTACTCATCTCGAAGGTAGCCGACACCGAGTACGAGCGCGGACTAGCGGCTATCGCCAGCGTGGACTCGCTCAACTTCGTCCCGTCCATCGTTCTCGCGCTGGGCGGCGCAGGGTTCTACGCGACCCAGACCTCCTTTGGCCGCCAACTCCAACTTGCGACGGCGGCCATCGTCGTCCTCTCGCTCGCCGTCCCAATCGTCGGGTTCGTCGGCTGGCGCAACCGTAAGCGACTTCGGCGCGCCATCGCCCGCGTTCTCGCGCCGGTCCTTCGATTCGTCACGCGAGTCGCGCCCATCGACGTGGCGCTCAGCCGCGAGACTCTCGAAACCCGGATTAGCGAATTCTTCGACTCGATAGAGCGCGTGGCGACAAACCGACGCGGACTGGCCCTCGCGCTCGGGGCTTCGACGGCGGGATGGATGTTCCAGATGGTCGCGCTGTGGCTGGCGTTCGCGGCTATCGGCAACCCGATTTCGTTCGCGGTCCTCCTGTTCGTCGTCCCGGTGGGCGCTATTGCGGGAGCAACGCCGCTTCCCGGCGGCGCGGGCGGCATCGAGGCGGTGCTGGTCGCACTGCTCATCAGCCTTCCCGGTGCCGGAGTCAGTTCCGGGACCGCTTTCGCCGCCGTCGCCCTCTTCCGGGGCGCTATCTACTGGGTGCCAATCGTCATCGGCGGCGGCGTCGTGAGCGTCGTCGGTATCGACTCCGTACAAGAAGCGTAG
- a CDS encoding ketopantoate reductase family protein, producing MDIVVFGAGSLGSLVGGLLAREHAVTLVGRDPHVAAVREDGLRVTGDHEFTVRPETTTDGTDLAADLAVVTVKAFDTESAAETLATGRIEAALSLQNGMGNEETLARLLDCPVLAGTATYGAVRGEPGAVECTGRGKVVLGPREGGTSETADRVGSAFSTAGIETSVADDMPYRLWEKLAVNAGINATTALARVENGALLDGPAREVAADAARETARVARADGVELGDDEAVRAVERVADATAANTSSMLADVLAGRRTEVEAINGYVYTRARERDLSVPVNRTVTNLLRAWKRNCP from the coding sequence ATGGACATCGTCGTGTTCGGCGCGGGAAGCCTCGGAAGCCTCGTCGGGGGTCTGCTCGCCCGCGAACACGCGGTCACGCTGGTCGGGCGCGACCCGCACGTCGCGGCGGTTCGAGAGGACGGCCTGCGCGTTACCGGAGACCACGAGTTCACGGTCCGCCCGGAGACGACCACCGACGGGACCGACCTCGCGGCCGACCTCGCGGTGGTGACGGTCAAGGCGTTCGACACCGAGAGCGCGGCCGAAACGCTCGCTACGGGCCGAATCGAGGCCGCGCTCTCGCTCCAGAACGGGATGGGCAACGAGGAGACGCTGGCGCGACTGCTCGACTGTCCGGTTCTCGCGGGCACCGCGACTTACGGCGCGGTCCGCGGGGAACCGGGTGCCGTCGAGTGTACCGGCCGAGGGAAGGTCGTCCTCGGGCCGCGCGAGGGTGGGACTTCCGAGACGGCCGACCGCGTAGGGAGCGCCTTCTCCACCGCCGGAATCGAGACTTCGGTCGCCGACGACATGCCGTACAGACTTTGGGAGAAACTGGCGGTTAACGCAGGCATCAACGCCACCACGGCGCTGGCCCGCGTCGAGAACGGCGCGCTTCTCGACGGTCCGGCCCGCGAAGTCGCCGCGGACGCCGCCCGCGAGACGGCCCGCGTCGCCCGCGCCGACGGCGTCGAACTCGGCGACGACGAGGCCGTTCGCGCGGTTGAGCGAGTCGCCGACGCTACCGCGGCAAACACCTCCTCGATGCTGGCCGACGTGCTGGCGGGCAGACGAACCGAAGTCGAGGCCATCAACGGGTACGTCTACACGCGCGCCCGCGAGCGGGACCTGTCGGTGCCGGTCAATCGGACCGTAACGAATCTGCTCCGAGCGTGGAAGCGAAACTGCCCATAG